From the genome of Alicyclobacillus sp. SO9:
TATGTTGGGATTCCCGACTGCTATGACAAAATCCCATCCGTCAGTGTCCAGTTGATGGAGTTCTTCTTCCGAAATCACCGGGAAAGTGCGGTGTGCAAGGGTATCGGGTACAACGCCCGCCTTTTCCACCAGAACCACGTTGGCGTAGCCCGCTTCCAAGCACATGTCGGCAACTTCCTGTGCAAGTCCTGACGATCCGAAGATACCTATATCCATTGGATTGGCTCATCCTTTTCAAAGTCCTGAGATGCTGTCTTCCCAAGAACGTCGTAGTAGTATGCGGCAGAGATTCCCTCTGCGGGGCGCTTCGTCGTGACATTATCTGCGCCAAGTACTTCTCCCTTGCGGATAAAGCGCGCAGCCACAACACTTTTGCGGACAAGCTGAGCATTGTTTTGTTCATCGACACTGGGTTGTTTCATAGATGAGCCAAGCGCCGACTCTGTCTGGCGTACAGCCCTGACCATTTGCTCGAACTCGGCAGGTTCCAGTGAAGCTCGGTGATCGGGGCCGGGCAAGCTCCGATTGAGGGTCAGATGCTTCTCTATGACGGCAGCCCCTCGCGCTGCCGCAGCAATCGCAATCGTAATTCCTGAAGTATGATCGGAGAGCCCTGCAGGCAAAGAGAACGTGGAAGCCAGTGTATCCATAGCTCGTAAATTCACGTGCTCAAAGGGAGCAGGATACTCAGATGTCGCGTGAAGCAGGGTGACGAATTTTGCGATAGCTGCTTGACCCGATTCGGACAGATAATGACGTCGAAACTCCATTGCATTCGGTTGCAGAGGAGCCGTCGTTTGTGCAGACTCGGTCAAACCAAAGGCAAGAATGGACAGAGCTGTCTCCACTTCACCAATGGTTGCCATTCCCGTTGAGAGAATGATAGGTTTCCTGCTTCTGGCGATTTTGAGGAGGAGAGGAGCCGATGTAATATCCCCGGAAGCTACCTTGAGTCTGTCTACTTTCAAATCATTTAGAACGTCTACACTGGGTTC
Proteins encoded in this window:
- the neuB gene encoding N-acetylneuraminate synthase, with product MPKGRTLVVAEIGVNHNGLADVAKQLIDAAANAGADAVKFQTFNAQHLVRRDTKKAAYQELATPSDESQYDMLHKLQLSAKTFGVLKDYCEERQLEFISTPFDEPSVDVLNDLKVDRLKVASGDITSAPLLLKIARSRKPIILSTGMATIGEVETALSILAFGLTESAQTTAPLQPNAMEFRRHYLSESGQAAIAKFVTLLHATSEYPAPFEHVNLRAMDTLASTFSLPAGLSDHTSGITIAIAAAARGAAVIEKHLTLNRSLPGPDHRASLEPAEFEQMVRAVRQTESALGSSMKQPSVDEQNNAQLVRKSVVAARFIRKGEVLGADNVTTKRPAEGISAAYYYDVLGKTASQDFEKDEPIQWI